The following are from one region of the Calypte anna isolate BGI_N300 chromosome 13, bCalAnn1_v1.p, whole genome shotgun sequence genome:
- the UBE2B gene encoding ubiquitin-conjugating enzyme E2 B isoform X2, with the protein MSTPARRRLMRDFKRLQEDPPVGVSGAPSENNIMQWNAVIFGPEGTPFEDVYADGSICLDILQNRWSPTYDVSSILTSIQSLLDEPNPNSPANSQAAQLYQENKREYEKRVSAIVEQSWNDS; encoded by the exons ATGTCCACCCCGGCGAGGCGCAGGCTGATGCGGGATTTCAAGAG ATTGCAAGAAGACCCTCCTGTGGGTGTCAGTGGTGCACCATCTGAGAATAATATAATGCAATGGAATGCAGTTATATTTGG gCCAGAAGGGACGCCGTTTGAAGATG TTTATGCAGATGGCAGCATATGTTTAGATATTCTTCAGAATCGTTGGAGTCCAACATATGATGTTTCATCTATTTTAACTTCAATTCAG TCTCTGCTTGATGAACCTAATCCCAACAGCCCAGCCAACAgccaggcagcacagctctATCAGGAGAACAAACGGGAATATGAGAAAAGAGTTTCAGCTATTGTGGAGCAGAGTTGGAATGATTCGTAA
- the UBE2B gene encoding ubiquitin-conjugating enzyme E2 B isoform X1 encodes MSTPARRRLMRDFKRLQEDPPVGVSGAPSENNIMQWNAVIFGPEGTPFEDGTFKLVIEFSEEYPNKPPTVRFLSKMFHPNVYADGSICLDILQNRWSPTYDVSSILTSIQSLLDEPNPNSPANSQAAQLYQENKREYEKRVSAIVEQSWNDS; translated from the exons ATGTCCACCCCGGCGAGGCGCAGGCTGATGCGGGATTTCAAGAG ATTGCAAGAAGACCCTCCTGTGGGTGTCAGTGGTGCACCATCTGAGAATAATATAATGCAATGGAATGCAGTTATATTTGG gCCAGAAGGGACGCCGTTTGAAGATG GTACTTTTAAACTAGTAATAGAATTTTCAGAAGAATACCCAAATAAGCCTCCAACTGTTAGGTTTTTATCAAAAATGTTCCATCCAAATG TTTATGCAGATGGCAGCATATGTTTAGATATTCTTCAGAATCGTTGGAGTCCAACATATGATGTTTCATCTATTTTAACTTCAATTCAG TCTCTGCTTGATGAACCTAATCCCAACAGCCCAGCCAACAgccaggcagcacagctctATCAGGAGAACAAACGGGAATATGAGAAAAGAGTTTCAGCTATTGTGGAGCAGAGTTGGAATGATTCGTAA